A region from the Antennarius striatus isolate MH-2024 chromosome 24, ASM4005453v1, whole genome shotgun sequence genome encodes:
- the LOC137591474 gene encoding NALCN channel auxiliary factor 1-like, which translates to MTRGAGTCWQQDDDDGFQIWLEPPRDDQKPFTDSERAQRWRLSLASLLFFTILLSDHLWFCAEAKLARTRVKLSSSSSSLLLPPHQTHSAHSSSSSSLSGKPDAIFIGNSTKHLWRLETCHRDSLSKNCFAFADADHLCGGLSTSEGKRAVNMSDLYLSFCNSYSLLDLFYGSTSPDNLNCSSDVLGGGDASRCSLCVQAFQRYDQHAQEKYEDFELLSHKYEPGTYSVRTCMEQCKTAYKPWLCAQYFPTSQRSCQRTVPCHQYCLEVQQSCPFILPDNDDLIHGGSPSFICTGLLGDQQSESEAECCDVRWDSKLDSPSGGTLKRTASSCQPEGASVTSAASPKLCSGRLKICLLALVLLHTVIIISASHNSTLVGVAAIFSPEESASNEE; encoded by the exons ATGACCAGGGGTGCTGGGACGTGTTGGCAGCAAGATGACGACGACGGCTTCCAAATCTGGCTAGAGCCCCCCCGCGACGACCAAAAGCCATTCACCGACTCAGAGAGGGCGCAGAGATGGCGACTGTCCTTGGCATCCCTCTTGTTCTTCaccatcctcctctctgatcaCCTGTGGTTCTGCGCCGAGGCCAAACTGGCCCGGACCCGGGTCAagctctcctcatcctcctccagcctcctcctgcccccccaccagacCCACTcagcacacagcagcagcagcagcagcctcagtGGAAAACCAGATGCTATTTTTATAGGAAACTCTACCAAACATCTGTGGAGGCTTGAAACTTGCCACCGGGATAGTTTATCTAAAAACTGCTTTGCTTTCGCAGATGCCGACCATTTGTGCGGGGGCCTCTCCACCTCAGAGGGTAAGCGGGCTGTAAATATGAGCGATTTGTACCTTTCATTTTGTAACTCCTACTCTCTGCTGGATTTGTTTTACGGGTCGACAAGTCCGGACAATTTGAACTGCAGCTCCGATGTTCTCGGCGGGGGCGACGCGTCCAGATGCAGCCTGTGCGTCCAGGCGTTCCAGCGCTACGACCAGCACGCCCAGGAGAAATACGAGGACTTTGAGCTCCTGTCTCACAAATATGAACCGGGGACATATTCAGTGAGGACGTGCATGGAGCAGTGCAAG ACGGCCTACAAGCCGTGGCTGTGCGCTCAGTATTTCCCCACCAGCCAGCGGTCCTGCCAGCGGACGGTCCCCTGCCACCAGTACTGCCTGGAGGTCCAGCAGAGCTGTCCGTTCATCCTGCCCGACAACGACGACCTGATCCACGGCGGCAGCCCCAGCTTCATCTgcacag GGCTCCTGGGTGATCAACAATCAGAAAGCGAGGCGGAGTGCTGTGACGTCCGATGGGACTCCAAACTGGACAGCCCGTCGGGCGGGACGCTAAAAAGGACTGCTTCTTCCTGCCAGCCCGAGGGGGCCTCGGTCACCTCCGCCGCCTCCCCAAAACTGTGCAGCGGGCGGCTGAAGATCTGCCTGCTGGCCCTCGTCCTCCTAcacactgtcatcatcatttcaGCCTCCCATAATTCTACGTTGGTTGGCGTGGCGGCCATTTTCTCGCCGGAGGAGAGCGCGTCCAACGAGGAGTGA
- the lig4 gene encoding DNA ligase 4, with protein sequence MEGTSKNEAPDQPSVAAQVPFLHLCTALEKIQKSKGRPEKSKILKDFIGSWRRFHSSLHRDSPKTTDSFYPAMRLIVPSFDRERMAYGIKENMLAKLFIDVLGLPKNGPDANKLLNYRAPITSQGEAGDFAGMAYFVLKKRCTSQGDLSVKQVNDFLDSVALNNANKQKDLVKKSLLHLITQSSALEQKWLIRMILKDMKVGISKETVLQVFHPDAPDLYNVNTDLNKVCQQLHDPDVSLSDVSIGLFSAFKPMLAAVANIRNVEKQMGNSPFYIQTKLDGERIQLHKDGDVYKYFSRNAFEYTQQFGGSPFEGSLTPYIHNVFKSHVVNCILDGEMMAYNPTADTFMQKGSKFDIKRLMEDSELQTCFCVFDVLLVNGQKLGKETLKKRYECLQSVFTPVKGRIHLVQKTDARSMQEVVNALNDAIDNREEGIMVKDPLSIYKPDKRGEGWLKIKPEYVDGLMDELDLLIVGGYWGKGRRGGMMSHFLCAVAEAPKPGEKPSVFHTLCRIGSGYTMKELYDLGLKLAKHWKVFRRNDPPESIQCGTEKPEVYIEPCNSVIVQVKAAEIVGSDMYKTNCTLRFPRIEKIRHDKEWHQCTTLAELDQFRSKASGKLASRHLRIDDADGGEPQKKKTRKAPVKPKKAIGIVDHFKPQDLSGVAKETDMFEDVEFCVLNGTDDHPKAELEKGVARCGGIPVQNPGPDTYCVIAGVENMRVRNLISSDQHDVVWAAWLLECLHQKEVVPWQPRHMIHKSPPTREHFAKEYDRYGDSYFADTDEQQLREAFGRVDGAEAAAAVSAGRVEQRYGWEDLPTSLFRPFTGYFDGYAAIGEPDTALPSTCLDIRALEFRFHGGTVAEKLEEGVSHVVIEEESRLLDFRTLRRCFRKKFKIVRDSWVIDSIRAGHLMTDSDYLV encoded by the exons ATGGAGGGAACTTCCAAAAACGAGGCCCCCGACCAGCCGTCTGTTGCAGCTCAGGTGCCGTTCCTCCACCTGTGCACCGCTTTGGAGAAAATCCAGAAGTCTAAAGGTCGTCCAGAAAAATCCAAGATCCTCAAGGATTTCATCGGATCATGGAGGAGGTTTCACTCTTCTCTCCACAGAGACAGTCCCAAAACGACAGACTCCTTCTATCCGGCTATGCGCCTCATCGTCCCGTCCTTCGATCGAGAGCGGATGGCGTACGGCATCAAGGAGAACATGTTAGCTAAACTCTTCATCGATGTATTAGGCCTCCCAAAGAATGGTCCAGATGCTAATAAATTATTGAACTATCGTGCTCCGATTACATCCCAAGGAGAAGCCGGAGACTTTGCCGGAATGGCGTACTTCGTGCTGAAGAAACGTTGCACCAGTCAGGGAGACCTCTCCGTCAAACAAGTCAACGACTTCCTGGACTCCGTGGCTCTCAACAACGCCAACAAGCAGAAGGATCTTGTCAAAAAGAGTTTGCTGCATCTCATCACCCAGAGTTCGGCACTGGAGCAAAAGTGGCTGATCAGGATGATCCtgaaggacatgaaggtggGGATCAGCAAAGAAACGGTCCTCCAAGTCTTCCACCCGGACGCTCCTGACCTCTACAACGTCAACACGGACTTGAACAAGGTCTGCCAGCAGCTCCACGACCCCGATGTGTCGTTAAGCGACGTCTCTATCGGGCTTTTCTCCGCTTTTAAGCCGATGCTGGCGGCGGTGGCCAACATCCGCAACGTGGAGAAGCAGATGGGAAACAGCCCCTTCTACATCCAGACCAAGCTGGACGGGGAGCGCATCCAGCTGCACAAAGACGGGGACGTGTACAAATACTTCAGCCGGAACGCCTTTGAGTACACCCAGCAGTTCGGTGGCTCGCCGTTCGAGGGCTCGCTGACGCCGTACATCCACAACGTCTTCAAGAGCCACGTGGTGAACTGCATCCTGGATGGCGAGATGATGGCGTACAACCCCACCGCCGACACCTTCATGCAGAAAGGCAGCAAATTTGACATCAAGAGGCTGATGGAGGACTCAGAGCTGCAGACGTGCTTCTGCGTGTTCGACGTGTTGCTGGTGAACGGCCAGAAGCTCGGAAAGGAGACTTTGAAGAAACGCTACGAGTGTCTGCAGAGCGTTTTCACCCCGGTTAAGGGCAGGATACACCTGGTGCAAAAGACGGACGCCAGGAGCATGCAGGAGGTGGTGAACGCCCTCAACGACGCCATCGATAACCGAGAAGAAGGGATCATGGTGAAGGATCCGTTATCCATCTACAAACCGGACAAGCGCGGCGAGGGCTGGCTGAAGATAAAACCGGAATACGTGGACGGCTTGATGGACGAGCTGGACCTGCTGATCGTCGGGGGTTACTGGGGGAAAGGGAGACGCGGCGGGATGAtgtcacacttcctgtgtgcTGTCGCCGAAGCTCCGAAGCCGGGAGAGAAACCGTCGGTTTTCCACACGCTCTGCCGCATCGGATCCGGatacaccatgaaggagctgtacGACCTCGGGTTGAAGCTGGCCAAACACTGGAAAGTCTTCCGGAGGAACGACCCGCCGGAATCCATCCAATGCGGAACGGAGAAGCCGGAGGTTTACATCGAGCCCTGCAACTCGGTCATCGTCCAGGTGAAGGCGGCCGAAATAGTCGGGAGCGACATGTACAAAACCAACTGCACCCTGCGCTTCCCCAGGATCGAGAAGATCCGTCACGACAAGGAATGGCACCAGTGCACGACTCTGGCCGAGCTGGATCAGTTCCGCAGCAAAGCGTCCGGGAAGCTGGCCTCGCGGCACCTCCGCATCGACGACGCCGACGGCGGCGAGccgcagaagaagaagacacgCAAGGCGCCGGTCAAACCCAAGAAGGCGATCGGGATCGTCGACCACTTCAAGCCGCAGGATCTCTCCGGCGTCGCCAAGGAGACGGACATGTTCGAGGACGTGGAGTTCTGCGTCCTGAACGGCACGGACGATCACCCCAAAGCCGAGCTGGAGAAGGGCGTGGCCAG ATGCGGCGGCATCCCGGTCCAGAACCCCGGGCCGGACACCTACTGCGTGATCGCCGGCGTGGAGAACATGCGCGTGAGGAACCTGATCTCGTCCGACCAGCACGACGTGGTGTGGGCCGCCTGGCTGCTGGAGTGCCTGCACCAGAAGGAAGTGGTGCCGTGGCAACCGCGTCACATGATCCACAAGTCGCCGCCCACCAGGGAGCACTTCGCCAAGGAGTACGATCGCTACGGCGACAGCTACTTCGCCGACACGGACGAGCAGCAGCTGCGGGAGGCGTTCGGACGGGTGGACGGCGccgaggcggcggcggcggtgagCGCCGGTCGGGTGGAACAGCGTTACGGGTGGGAGGACCTCCCCACCAGCCTGTTCAGACCCTTCACGGGTTACTTCGACGGCTACGCCGCCATAGGAGAGCCGGACACCGCCTTGCCTTCCACCTGCTTGGACATCCGGGCGCTGGAGTTCCGTTTCCACGGAGGAACCGTGGCGGAAAAGTTAGAAGAAGGCGTTTCTCACGTCGTGATCGAAGAGGAATCCAGACTTTTGGATTTCAGGACTCTGAGACGATGTTTCAGGAAGAAGTTTAAGATTGTCAGGGACTCATGGGTGATTGATTCGATCAGAGCGGGTCACCTGATGACCGACAGCGACTACTTAGTCTGA